A genomic window from Silene latifolia isolate original U9 population chromosome 11, ASM4854445v1, whole genome shotgun sequence includes:
- the LOC141614365 gene encoding uncharacterized protein LOC141614365, with the protein MNLTDASNSKKMTPSIPSYEPLPPFPEALKDTKKKEHDTDIYETFRKCEVNIPLLELLKSVPRYAKFLKELCTIKRNQKEHSLKKPKVKASEFVSALFKSTTPPKYRDPGVFTIPCTIGDTRFERAMLDLGALINVIPFHIYESLKLGPLKSTKVVVQLANRYSVHPKGVVENVMVKVYYLVFLADFYILDMAHEVDRVPILLGRPFLKTAGTRIDVPISFLTMEFNGRVVKFEINPPNLTNSAVYSLCAIATNHNSMRS; encoded by the coding sequence atgaacctaacagatgCATCTAATTCAAAGAAGATGACACCATCCATACCTTCATATGAGCCACTCCCACCTTTTCCCGAGGCTTTGAAAGATACCAAGAAGAAGGAACATGACACTGATATTTACGAAACCTTTCGTAAATGCGAGGTAAATATTCCTTTGCTTGAGTTGCTTAAGAGTGTTCCTAGGTACGCAAAGTTTTTAAAAGAACTTTGTACAATTAAAAGAAATCAAAAGGAACATAGTTTGAAAAAGCCAAAGGTAAAAGCTAGTGAATTTGTGTCGGCTTTGTTTAAGAGTACGACCCCTCCCAAGTATCGTGATCCGGGTGTGTTCACTATACCCTGCACCATAGGTGATACACGGTTTGAAAGAGCCATGTTAGATCTAGGAGCATTGATAAATGTCATTCCCTTCCATATTTATGAGTCTCTTAAACTTGGTCCTTTAAAGAGTACTAAGGTGGTAGTCCAACTTGCTAATAGGTATAGTGTTCACCCTAAGGGAGTAGTAGAGAATGTAATGGTTAAGGTATATTATTTGGTTTTTCTAGCCGATTTCTATATTTTGGATATGGCACATGAGGTCGATAGAGTCCCAATTTTATTGGGTCGACCCTTCTTAAAGACCGCAGGAACCCGAATTGATGTTCCAATTAGTTTCTTGACTATGGAGTTTAATGGGAGGGTGGTTAAATTTGAAATTAATCCACCGAATTTGACTAACTCTGCGGTTTATTCTCTTTGTGCTATTGCTACTAACCATAATTCTATGAGAAGCTGA